From the Roseateles sp. XES5 genome, one window contains:
- a CDS encoding DeoR/GlpR family DNA-binding transcription regulator: protein MSEHPSENEFKSSAVRQARLLEQLRVEVFADAQKLKDALGVSIATIRRDLSELEARGLLKRMHGGAAIINQATRDYSTPVREGANTQEKARIGAAAAELVVEGDAVMIDSGTTTLQVAKHLATRQSLTFVTNGADILTELAARGAQDIHLIGGQYIDLNRSLGGPLAAEGVRRFSVDKTILSVTAVDLDRGMIATATPQISSVQQAMIEIARTVIVVADHSKFQRSALSVIAPLQKIDHIVTNEATRPLTRALPADLRSKFIFV, encoded by the coding sequence GTGAGCGAGCATCCCTCGGAAAACGAATTCAAATCCTCGGCCGTTCGGCAGGCGCGGCTTCTCGAGCAGTTGCGCGTCGAAGTCTTCGCCGACGCGCAAAAGCTCAAGGATGCGCTGGGCGTTTCGATCGCCACCATCCGGCGCGACCTCAGCGAACTGGAGGCGCGCGGCCTCTTGAAGCGCATGCATGGCGGCGCCGCCATCATCAACCAGGCGACGCGCGACTACAGCACGCCGGTGCGTGAGGGCGCCAATACGCAGGAGAAGGCACGGATCGGCGCCGCCGCGGCCGAACTCGTCGTCGAAGGCGACGCCGTGATGATCGACAGCGGCACGACGACGCTTCAGGTGGCCAAACACCTCGCCACGCGCCAATCCCTGACCTTCGTGACCAACGGCGCCGACATCCTGACCGAGCTTGCCGCCCGCGGCGCGCAGGACATCCACCTCATCGGCGGCCAGTATATCGATCTTAACCGGTCGCTCGGCGGCCCGCTCGCGGCTGAGGGCGTCCGCCGCTTCAGCGTCGACAAGACGATCCTCAGCGTGACGGCCGTGGATCTCGACCGCGGCATGATCGCGACGGCGACACCGCAGATCAGCTCCGTCCAGCAGGCGATGATCGAAATCGCGCGCACGGTCATCGTCGTTGCCGACCATTCCAAATTCCAGCGGAGCGCGCTCTCGGTGATCGCGCCCCTGCAGAAGATCGACCACATCGTGACCAACGAGGCGACGCGTCCGCTGACGCGCGCCCTGCCGGCCGATCTGCGGTCCAAATTCATCTTTGTCTGA
- a CDS encoding aspartate aminotransferase family protein: MADSLYTRDEAAIGNLQKLRFFPLAITGGKGARLVEEDGRHLIDLTGAWGAASLGYGHPALVEAISRAVADPAGASILSASNGPAVTLAERLLATFPGRGTHKVWFGHSGSDANEAVYRAVMKATGRSGVIAFVGAYHGCTVGSMAFSGHSVQADAAKADGLILLPYPDPYRPYENDPTGDAVIALLKEKLLAVPAGSIAAAFIEPIQSDGGLIVPPEGFLRKFADTCRAHGILVVCDEVKVGLARSGRLHCYEHEGFVPDILVLGKGLGGGLPLSAVIAPAEILDCASAFAMQTLHGNPVCAAAGLAVLETIEAEALAAAAERKGNLLREGLARLAERHALIGDIRGRGLACGVELVRDRQSRAPARAETAKLIYRAYQLGLVLYYVGMNGNVLEFTPPLTITETDIQEALNLLDRAFRELSAVSDEEIAQFAGW; the protein is encoded by the coding sequence ATGGCCGACAGTCTCTATACGCGCGACGAAGCCGCCATCGGCAACCTGCAGAAGCTGCGGTTCTTTCCGCTGGCCATTACCGGTGGAAAGGGCGCGCGGCTGGTGGAGGAAGATGGGCGTCATCTCATCGACCTGACGGGCGCCTGGGGCGCGGCCAGCCTCGGCTATGGCCACCCCGCTCTTGTCGAAGCGATCTCCCGCGCCGTTGCCGATCCGGCCGGCGCAAGCATCCTCTCGGCCTCCAACGGACCGGCCGTGACGCTCGCCGAACGGCTGCTCGCCACCTTTCCCGGCCGCGGAACGCACAAGGTCTGGTTCGGCCATTCCGGCTCGGACGCCAACGAGGCCGTCTATCGGGCGGTGATGAAAGCAACCGGACGCTCGGGCGTCATTGCCTTCGTCGGCGCCTATCATGGCTGCACCGTCGGATCGATGGCCTTTTCGGGCCACAGCGTGCAGGCCGACGCCGCGAAGGCCGACGGGCTGATCCTGCTGCCCTATCCCGATCCTTACCGCCCCTACGAGAACGACCCAACGGGCGATGCGGTCATCGCGCTTCTCAAGGAAAAGCTTTTGGCGGTCCCGGCGGGCTCCATCGCCGCCGCCTTCATCGAGCCGATCCAGTCGGATGGCGGGCTCATCGTTCCGCCCGAGGGGTTCCTGCGCAAATTCGCCGATACCTGCCGCGCCCACGGCATTCTCGTCGTCTGCGACGAGGTGAAGGTCGGGCTTGCCCGCAGCGGCCGCCTGCACTGTTACGAGCACGAAGGTTTCGTGCCGGACATCCTGGTGCTCGGCAAGGGTCTTGGCGGCGGCCTGCCGCTCTCGGCGGTCATCGCACCGGCAGAAATTCTCGATTGCGCCAGCGCCTTCGCCATGCAGACCCTGCACGGCAACCCGGTCTGCGCGGCCGCCGGCCTTGCGGTTCTGGAAACGATCGAAGCGGAGGCGCTTGCCGCCGCCGCCGAACGCAAGGGCAATCTTCTGCGCGAAGGCTTGGCCCGGCTTGCGGAGCGGCATGCGCTGATCGGCGATATCCGCGGCCGCGGGCTTGCCTGCGGCGTGGAGCTCGTTCGCGACCGGCAGAGCCGCGCGCCGGCAAGAGCCGAGACGGCGAAGCTTATCTACCGCGCCTACCAGCTCGGCCTCGTGCTCTATTATGTCGGCATGAACGGCAACGTGCTGGAATTCACACCGCCCCTGACCATCACCGAAACCGATATTCAGGAGGCGCTGAACCTTCTGGATCGCGCCTTCCGCGAACTCTCTGCCGTTTCGGACGAGGAGATCGCGCAGTTCGCAGGCTGGTAG
- a CDS encoding N-formylglutamate amidohydrolase: MTSTKTIPRPENRWRHDPGRPLLAIDEPPPYAVINPDGASPYLLLCEHAANRIPRALGDLGLPEAERRRHIAWDIGVSALSQHLSRTLDAPLFMTNYSRLVIDCNRPLGVPSAIPEVSETTEIPGNLDLTEAERQQRIDTLFSPYAAAVARRLDRLQAEGKRPVVVGIHSFTPVYFGKQRPWHAGILYGEATGFGQTLIRELQHDAALTIGDNEPYNIHPDEDYTVPVHADARGLAGALIEVRHDLIDTLAGVEEWCDRLTRCFETALREHG, translated from the coding sequence ATGACCTCGACCAAGACCATCCCACGTCCCGAGAACCGATGGCGGCACGATCCCGGTCGTCCGTTGCTCGCCATCGACGAGCCGCCGCCCTATGCGGTGATCAACCCCGACGGCGCCTCGCCCTATCTGCTGCTGTGCGAACATGCCGCCAACCGCATTCCGCGCGCGCTCGGCGATCTCGGCCTGCCCGAGGCCGAGCGGCGCCGCCACATCGCCTGGGATATCGGTGTCAGCGCCCTTTCGCAGCACCTCAGCCGCACGCTCGATGCGCCGCTGTTCATGACCAACTATTCGCGTCTGGTCATCGACTGCAACCGGCCGCTTGGCGTGCCCTCGGCCATTCCCGAAGTCAGCGAGACGACGGAAATCCCGGGCAATCTCGATCTGACGGAGGCCGAGCGGCAGCAGCGCATCGACACGCTGTTCAGCCCCTACGCCGCAGCCGTCGCGCGGCGGCTCGATCGCCTGCAGGCGGAGGGCAAGCGCCCCGTCGTCGTCGGCATCCACTCCTTCACGCCGGTCTATTTCGGCAAGCAGCGCCCCTGGCACGCCGGCATCCTCTATGGCGAGGCCACCGGTTTCGGCCAGACGCTGATCCGCGAACTGCAACACGACGCGGCGCTCACCATCGGCGACAACGAGCCCTACAACATCCACCCCGACGAGGATTATACCGTGCCGGTCCATGCCGATGCCCGCGGGCTTGCCGGGGCATTGATCGAGGTGCGCCATGACCTGATCGACACGCTTGCAGGTGTCGAGGAATGGTGCGACCGGCTTACGCGGTGCTTCGAAACCGCTCTTCGGGAGCATGGCTGA
- a CDS encoding glutamine synthetase family protein: protein MNDKTLSGLTELATFVTTDIAGITRGRSFAASEIEDYLRKGVGWVPANLALTPFDLIADPNPWGSAGDLRLMADPASKARVTCLPDETPLHFYHADITDLKGEPWDCCVRSFLKATLSQFEKEAGLKVVSAVEQEFQVLGADWPAAPAFGLRAQRRAEPFGSLLMTALKEAGAEPEMFLPEYGKDQFEVTCRPAPALVAADRGATIRAVTREVAALFGWHASFAPKTDPDGVGNGVHLHVSFTDLDGNPVTFDAARPGRLSRVAGAFAAGVIKHLPALVAFTAPSVLSYMRLVPHHWSAAYTCLGEKNREATLRICPTLDLPGSNPAKQFNMEYRAADACASPHLSLAVLLRAGLEGIRAGLEQPPLINSDPSAFSAEEQARLGIRRLPSSLAEALDTLAADEVVTGWFPKDFLDCYFAMKRKEIEIVEGLSPEALCARYAAVY from the coding sequence ATGAACGACAAGACGCTCTCCGGCCTGACGGAACTTGCGACCTTCGTCACGACGGATATCGCCGGCATCACCCGCGGCCGCAGCTTCGCCGCCTCCGAAATCGAGGACTACCTGCGCAAGGGCGTCGGCTGGGTGCCGGCGAACCTCGCGCTGACGCCGTTCGACCTCATCGCGGATCCCAATCCCTGGGGCTCTGCCGGCGACCTGCGCCTGATGGCCGATCCCGCAAGCAAGGCGCGCGTCACCTGCCTGCCGGATGAAACGCCGCTGCATTTCTACCATGCCGACATTACCGACCTGAAGGGCGAGCCTTGGGATTGCTGCGTGCGCAGCTTCCTGAAGGCGACGCTCTCCCAGTTCGAAAAGGAAGCCGGCCTCAAGGTCGTCAGCGCCGTCGAGCAGGAATTCCAGGTGCTCGGCGCCGACTGGCCCGCCGCCCCCGCCTTCGGCCTGCGCGCCCAGCGCCGCGCCGAACCCTTCGGCTCGCTGCTGATGACCGCGCTGAAGGAAGCCGGCGCCGAGCCGGAAATGTTCCTGCCGGAATATGGCAAGGACCAGTTCGAAGTCACCTGCCGCCCCGCCCCTGCCCTCGTCGCCGCGGACCGCGGCGCGACGATCCGCGCCGTCACGCGCGAAGTCGCCGCCCTCTTCGGCTGGCATGCCAGCTTCGCGCCGAAGACCGATCCCGACGGCGTCGGCAACGGCGTGCATCTGCATGTCAGCTTCACCGATCTCGACGGCAACCCCGTCACCTTCGACGCCGCCCGCCCCGGCCGGCTTTCCAGGGTCGCCGGCGCGTTTGCCGCCGGGGTCATCAAGCATCTGCCGGCGCTCGTCGCCTTCACCGCGCCGTCCGTTCTGTCCTATATGCGCCTCGTGCCGCATCACTGGAGCGCGGCCTATACCTGCCTTGGCGAAAAGAACCGCGAGGCGACGCTGCGCATCTGCCCGACGCTCGACCTGCCCGGCAGCAATCCGGCCAAGCAGTTCAACATGGAATATCGCGCCGCCGATGCCTGCGCGAGCCCGCACCTGTCGCTGGCGGTCCTGCTGCGCGCCGGCCTCGAAGGCATCCGCGCCGGACTGGAACAGCCGCCGCTGATCAATTCCGACCCCTCGGCATTCTCGGCCGAGGAACAGGCCCGGCTCGGCATCCGCCGCCTGCCGTCGAGCCTTGCCGAAGCGCTCGACACGCTTGCCGCGGACGAGGTGGTGACCGGCTGGTTCCCGAAGGACTTCCTCGATTGCTACTTCGCCATGAAGCGCAAGGAGATCGAGATCGTCGAAGGGCTTTCGCCCGAGGCGCTCTGCGCACGCTACGCAGCCGTTTATTGA
- a CDS encoding isochorismatase family cysteine hydrolase, whose translation MTAIEVQHGRDLLRRDSAYEDGMTALLYVDMQRIWCEPNLDPTHPQDADSYYHRRLREMVVPNQVRILEAGRKAGCNVLHTIIESLTLDGRDRSLDHKLSDMHVPKGSPEGQVIPALAPIDNEIVLPKTSSGVFNSTNIDYVLRNLNTRYLIIAGVVTDQCVDMAVRDAADRGYLVTVVEDACATYSQERHDAAMRAYSGYCWITDTETVVRRLATLGQA comes from the coding sequence ATGACTGCGATTGAAGTGCAACACGGCAGGGACCTGCTGCGACGCGACAGCGCCTACGAGGACGGCATGACCGCCCTGCTCTATGTCGACATGCAGCGCATCTGGTGCGAGCCGAACCTCGATCCGACCCATCCGCAGGACGCCGACAGCTATTACCATCGCCGCCTGCGCGAGATGGTCGTGCCCAATCAGGTCCGCATTCTCGAGGCAGGCCGCAAGGCCGGCTGCAACGTGCTGCACACGATCATCGAAAGCCTGACGCTGGACGGCCGCGACCGCTCGCTCGACCACAAGCTCTCCGACATGCATGTGCCGAAGGGGTCTCCCGAAGGGCAGGTCATCCCGGCGCTCGCGCCCATCGACAACGAGATCGTACTGCCCAAGACCTCGTCGGGCGTCTTCAACTCGACGAACATCGATTATGTGCTGCGCAATCTCAACACGCGTTACCTCATCATTGCCGGCGTCGTCACCGACCAGTGCGTCGACATGGCCGTGCGCGATGCCGCCGACCGCGGCTATCTGGTGACGGTCGTCGAGGACGCCTGCGCCACCTACAGCCAGGAACGGCACGACGCGGCGATGCGCGCCTATTCCGGCTATTGCTGGATCACCGACACTGAAACCGTCGTCCGTCGTCTTGCCACGCTCGGCCAGGCCTGA
- a CDS encoding MurR/RpiR family transcriptional regulator, whose product MAIRDRLTDGEIDFTRAELKIVRQLLSNYPAAGLNTVAHLAAAAGVSNPTVVRFANKLGYDGYPEFQTALLGEVQERMSSPLSMLDTRKPSLEQENFYQYFLRASIHALESSMQMLPPDDFEAAIDAAADLNMRVHCLGGRFSGFLAGLLWSHMKQLRGETRWINGTQADQVDWLVDLGKRDVLFVYDYRRYQIDTIRFARQAAKQGARIVLFTDRWVSPIAEFASVTLTAAVDTVSPYDTMVPAIAQTEALIAGLTARLANQSRGRIERMEELRRSYGITEDAYGTPTDGSK is encoded by the coding sequence ATGGCCATTCGAGATCGCCTGACGGACGGGGAAATCGACTTCACGCGGGCGGAGCTGAAGATCGTGCGGCAATTGCTGTCGAACTATCCGGCAGCCGGCCTCAACACGGTCGCGCACCTGGCCGCCGCCGCCGGCGTCAGCAATCCGACAGTGGTGCGCTTCGCCAACAAGCTCGGTTATGACGGCTATCCGGAATTCCAGACGGCGCTGCTCGGCGAAGTGCAGGAGCGGATGAGTTCGCCCCTGTCGATGCTCGACACGCGAAAGCCCTCGCTGGAGCAGGAGAATTTCTATCAGTATTTCCTGCGCGCCAGCATCCATGCGCTGGAATCCTCGATGCAGATGCTGCCGCCCGACGATTTCGAGGCGGCCATCGACGCCGCCGCCGACCTGAACATGCGCGTTCATTGCCTCGGCGGACGCTTCAGCGGCTTTCTCGCCGGGCTGCTCTGGTCGCACATGAAGCAATTGCGCGGCGAGACCCGCTGGATCAACGGCACCCAGGCCGACCAGGTCGACTGGCTGGTCGATCTCGGCAAGCGCGACGTGCTCTTCGTCTACGACTACCGGCGCTACCAGATCGATACGATCCGCTTTGCCCGCCAGGCCGCCAAGCAGGGGGCGCGCATCGTGCTCTTCACCGACCGCTGGGTTTCGCCGATCGCCGAATTCGCCTCGGTCACCCTCACGGCGGCGGTCGATACGGTCTCGCCCTACGACACGATGGTGCCCGCAATCGCCCAGACCGAGGCGCTGATCGCCGGCCTGACGGCGCGCCTTGCCAACCAGTCGCGCGGCCGCATCGAGCGCATGGAAGAGCTGCGCCGCAGCTACGGCATTACCGAGGACGCCTACGGCACGCCGACCGACGGCAGCAAGTGA
- a CDS encoding branched-chain amino acid ABC transporter ATP-binding protein/permease: MVRIRRGTVVGIVATVLPLVVAALVAKGFFPGAGERLVTLFLINAVAVIGIGIYSGNSGIISFGNVGFMAIGAYASGLLTINPIVQKTALPHLPEWLMGWGMPFLPALLVALLVVALAAVAIGIPVARLGGSSASICTLGFLVIVHVVLVASSDFTRGSQTFFGIPRAVNLWVALPFAVLAVAIARIYRDSAAGMKLRASREDEIASTAVGVNVRLHRFLAWVLGAILSGAAGVLFAHFIGAFSPKDFYFNLTFMLLAMLILGGISTVSGAVVGTAVIMVIVELLRKLEGGVDLGVFQLPTVFGLTDIGIGLAILLVMYRLQDGLLGVRELDEQVPFLKRLSAGAAKPATDEPAQVAASHAGTLRVENVGRRFSGLVALEKADFEIRPGLVTGLIGPNGAGKSTLINSVSGVVPPSTGRVMIDGTDVASLPVHRVPVSGLARTFQNIRLFKNLTVLENVTVAASAVAKDRDPVDLAREALAEVGLVEVAGQLAGTLSYGAQRRLEIARALALKPRYLLLDEPAAGMNPAETQELMTVLDRIRTKHRLGLLVVEHDLKLIMRLCDIVVVLNKGQQIAIGTPAEIQANPAVIEAYIGRRRSAAQETKPATGAALPGIDPHAAGNPA; the protein is encoded by the coding sequence ATGGTGCGCATAAGGCGCGGGACCGTCGTCGGGATCGTCGCGACGGTGCTCCCCCTGGTGGTCGCGGCCCTCGTGGCGAAGGGCTTTTTTCCCGGCGCGGGCGAACGCTTGGTCACGCTGTTCCTGATCAACGCCGTCGCCGTCATCGGCATCGGCATCTACAGCGGCAATTCCGGCATCATCTCCTTCGGCAATGTGGGATTCATGGCCATCGGCGCCTACGCCTCCGGTCTCCTGACCATCAATCCGATCGTGCAGAAAACGGCGCTTCCCCATCTGCCGGAATGGCTCATGGGGTGGGGCATGCCCTTCCTGCCGGCGCTTCTCGTCGCGCTTCTCGTCGTCGCACTGGCCGCGGTCGCCATCGGCATTCCGGTCGCCCGGCTCGGCGGTTCCTCGGCCTCGATCTGCACGCTGGGCTTTCTCGTCATCGTGCATGTCGTGCTGGTCGCCTCCAGCGATTTCACCCGTGGCAGCCAGACCTTCTTCGGCATTCCGCGCGCGGTGAACCTCTGGGTGGCGCTGCCCTTCGCGGTGCTTGCCGTCGCCATTGCCCGCATCTATCGCGACAGTGCGGCGGGCATGAAGCTGCGCGCCTCGCGGGAGGACGAGATCGCGTCAACGGCGGTCGGCGTGAATGTACGTCTGCACCGTTTTCTCGCCTGGGTGCTCGGGGCAATCCTTTCCGGTGCAGCCGGCGTGCTGTTCGCCCATTTCATCGGCGCCTTCTCGCCGAAGGATTTCTATTTCAACCTCACCTTCATGCTTCTCGCCATGCTGATCCTGGGCGGCATCAGCACCGTCTCCGGCGCGGTGGTCGGCACCGCGGTCATCATGGTCATCGTGGAGCTCCTGAGAAAGCTGGAGGGTGGCGTCGATCTCGGCGTCTTCCAGCTTCCGACGGTCTTCGGCCTGACCGATATCGGCATCGGCCTTGCGATCCTGCTCGTCATGTACCGCCTTCAGGACGGGCTGCTCGGGGTGCGCGAACTCGACGAGCAGGTGCCGTTCCTCAAGCGTCTTTCTGCCGGCGCGGCGAAGCCTGCAACGGATGAGCCCGCGCAGGTCGCGGCGAGCCATGCGGGGACGTTGCGGGTCGAAAATGTCGGCAGGCGTTTTTCCGGCCTCGTTGCGCTCGAAAAGGCCGATTTCGAAATCCGTCCCGGTCTCGTCACCGGCCTGATCGGCCCGAACGGCGCCGGCAAGTCGACGCTTATCAACAGCGTCTCCGGCGTCGTGCCGCCTTCGACCGGCCGCGTGATGATCGATGGCACGGACGTGGCGTCCCTGCCGGTGCACCGCGTGCCGGTCTCGGGCCTTGCCCGCACCTTCCAGAACATCCGCCTCTTCAAGAACCTCACCGTCCTGGAAAACGTCACGGTTGCCGCAAGCGCCGTCGCCAAGGACCGCGATCCGGTGGATCTTGCCCGCGAGGCGCTGGCGGAAGTCGGCCTTGTCGAGGTTGCCGGTCAACTCGCCGGCACGCTCTCCTACGGCGCGCAGCGGCGACTGGAAATCGCCCGCGCGCTGGCGCTGAAACCCCGCTACCTGCTGCTCGACGAGCCCGCCGCCGGCATGAATCCAGCCGAAACGCAGGAATTGATGACGGTGCTCGACCGCATCCGCACCAAACACCGCCTCGGCCTGCTGGTGGTGGAGCACGACCTGAAGCTGATCATGCGGCTCTGCGACATCGTCGTGGTGCTCAACAAGGGCCAGCAGATCGCCATCGGCACGCCGGCGGAAATCCAGGCCAACCCCGCCGTTATCGAAGCCTATATCGGCCGGCGCCGCTCGGCCGCCCAGGAGACCAAGCCGGCAACCGGCGCTGCCCTGCCGGGTATCGATCCCCATGCCGCCGGCAACCCCGCATAA
- a CDS encoding ABC transporter substrate-binding protein, whose product MKTTLKALILSTALGALAFPALAEDLAIGLATAQTGALAPYDQPSLKGLQMAVDEINAAGGIAGKFPIKLIAKDTRSDAAQTALVAQELVDEGIKILITPCDADPSIAAGQITQAAQIPAFSFCATTPTMPLAVGDYMFGNYPADNVQAAVLANYAKEKGFKTAYVLKSPDTAYTLKLPEYFATSFKGKGGEVIGEGTYSMGQQDFSAEVTKIKALNPAPDVIMTAAYEPDFPAFIRQLRGAGVTTPILGSDGIDSPTTFGLGALVDGVVFTTAGFATEGSPLAAFNEKYKAKFGQDPDTVYIANGYDLGKVIEAAVTKADSIESTAIREAIASLENVEGVTGKISYAGTQGMPLRSVSLVRIEGGNRSLVNQGVPAAEDVPAP is encoded by the coding sequence ATGAAAACGACATTGAAGGCCCTTATCCTGTCCACGGCGCTCGGTGCGCTGGCATTTCCCGCACTCGCCGAGGACCTCGCCATCGGCCTCGCCACCGCGCAGACCGGCGCTCTCGCGCCCTACGATCAGCCCTCGCTGAAGGGCCTTCAGATGGCCGTCGACGAAATCAACGCGGCCGGCGGCATCGCTGGCAAGTTCCCGATCAAGCTGATCGCCAAGGATACCCGCTCGGATGCCGCGCAGACCGCGCTCGTCGCACAGGAACTCGTCGACGAGGGCATCAAGATCCTGATCACGCCCTGCGACGCCGATCCGTCGATCGCCGCCGGTCAGATCACCCAGGCCGCGCAGATCCCGGCCTTCTCCTTCTGCGCCACGACGCCGACCATGCCGCTCGCCGTTGGCGACTACATGTTCGGCAACTATCCGGCCGACAACGTGCAGGCCGCAGTGCTGGCGAACTACGCCAAGGAGAAGGGCTTCAAGACGGCCTATGTGTTGAAGTCGCCGGATACGGCCTATACCCTCAAGCTGCCGGAATATTTCGCCACCAGCTTCAAGGGCAAGGGCGGCGAGGTGATCGGCGAGGGCACCTACAGCATGGGCCAGCAGGACTTTTCCGCCGAGGTTACCAAGATCAAGGCCCTGAACCCGGCGCCCGATGTCATCATGACCGCGGCCTACGAGCCTGACTTCCCGGCCTTCATCCGCCAGCTGCGCGGTGCCGGCGTCACGACGCCGATCCTCGGCAGCGACGGCATCGATTCCCCGACGACCTTCGGCCTTGGCGCGCTGGTCGACGGCGTGGTCTTCACCACGGCCGGCTTTGCGACGGAGGGCAGCCCGCTCGCCGCCTTCAACGAGAAGTACAAGGCGAAGTTCGGCCAGGATCCGGACACCGTCTACATCGCCAACGGCTACGATCTCGGCAAGGTGATCGAGGCGGCCGTGACCAAGGCGGACAGCATCGAATCGACGGCCATTCGCGAGGCAATCGCCTCGCTGGAAAACGTCGAAGGCGTCACCGGCAAGATCAGCTATGCCGGCACGCAGGGCATGCCGCTGCGCTCCGTCTCGCTGGTGCGTATCGAGGGCGGCAACCGCTCGCTGGTCAACCAGGGCGTTCCGGCTGCCGAAGACGTTCCGGCACCCTGA
- a CDS encoding ABC transporter ATP-binding protein → MMHDNPDLNPLLDVSGLKVAYGPVEALKGVDLKVRKGEIVTLLGANGAGKSSTLNALVGLAAKRAGRVTFAGKDISVLPPEMIVRMGMTLTPEGRRIFPTLTVDEHLLLGGAMHKGRGQIDVVREDMLSRFPILKERLHQKAGSLSGGEQQMLAIARSMMSSPDLLLLDEPSLGLAPQIVDQIFELIASLRARGLTILLVEQNVSLSLEIADTGYVMANGRIVLSGSAAELRNSTEIQGAYLGA, encoded by the coding sequence ATGATGCATGACAATCCCGACCTGAATCCCCTGCTCGACGTCAGCGGCCTCAAGGTCGCCTACGGGCCGGTCGAGGCGCTGAAGGGCGTCGACCTCAAGGTGCGCAAGGGCGAGATCGTCACCCTGCTCGGCGCCAATGGCGCGGGCAAGAGTTCGACGCTCAATGCGCTCGTCGGTCTTGCCGCCAAGCGGGCTGGCCGCGTGACCTTCGCCGGCAAGGATATCTCGGTGCTGCCGCCGGAAATGATCGTGCGCATGGGCATGACGCTGACGCCGGAAGGGCGCCGCATCTTCCCGACGCTGACGGTCGATGAGCACCTGCTTCTCGGCGGCGCCATGCACAAGGGCAGGGGGCAGATCGACGTGGTGCGCGAAGACATGCTGTCGCGGTTCCCGATCCTCAAGGAGCGGCTGCACCAGAAGGCTGGGTCGCTTTCCGGCGGCGAACAGCAGATGCTGGCGATTGCCCGCTCGATGATGTCCTCGCCGGATCTGCTGCTGCTCGACGAGCCGTCGCTCGGTCTTGCGCCGCAGATCGTCGACCAGATTTTCGAGCTGATCGCGAGCCTGCGCGCGCGCGGACTGACGATCCTGCTTGTCGAGCAGAATGTCTCGCTGTCGCTCGAGATTGCCGATACCGGCTATGTCATGGCGAACGGCCGCATTGTTCTGTCCGGCTCCGCCGCTGAACTGCGCAACTCCACCGAAATCCAGGGCGCCTATCTCGGCGCGTGA
- a CDS encoding branched-chain amino acid ABC transporter permease, with amino-acid sequence MDMFLQQLVNALSLGGTYALLALGLAVVFSIMGLINFAHGELMTAAGYGLCFALLFGLPFGLATVLAMAVAIALVLLMERTAFRPVRGASGTTLLLTSFAVSAILRMLFQNFISARPKPVPMPMSLSGTIEIGGLNIGVIQAISILVTVIMLVGLNLFLRTTVLGRAMRAAAEDFAIVRLMGIRANAVVATAFAISGLLAGVAGILWVAQRGSVDPLMGFLPVLKAFIAAIIGGLGSLSGAVAGGFLLGFIEVFLQAYLPENLISYRDAFTILLVIAVLLFAPQGLLARKTIVKL; translated from the coding sequence ATGGACATGTTCCTGCAGCAACTGGTCAACGCGCTCAGCCTCGGCGGCACCTATGCGCTGCTTGCGCTCGGTCTCGCCGTCGTCTTCTCGATCATGGGCCTCATCAATTTCGCTCATGGCGAGTTGATGACCGCCGCCGGCTACGGCTTGTGCTTCGCGCTGCTCTTCGGTCTGCCCTTCGGTCTTGCCACCGTTCTGGCGATGGCTGTCGCCATTGCGCTGGTGTTGCTGATGGAGCGCACCGCCTTCCGCCCGGTCCGCGGGGCGAGCGGCACGACGCTGCTTTTGACGAGCTTTGCCGTCAGCGCCATCCTGCGCATGCTGTTCCAGAATTTCATCTCGGCCCGCCCCAAGCCGGTGCCGATGCCGATGAGCCTGTCCGGAACGATCGAGATCGGCGGTCTGAATATCGGCGTCATCCAGGCGATCTCCATTCTCGTCACCGTCATCATGCTGGTCGGCCTGAACCTCTTTCTGCGAACCACCGTGCTGGGCCGTGCCATGCGGGCGGCGGCGGAGGACTTCGCCATCGTCCGCCTCATGGGCATCCGCGCCAATGCGGTCGTCGCCACGGCATTCGCGATTTCCGGCCTGCTTGCCGGTGTCGCGGGCATCCTCTGGGTGGCGCAGCGCGGCAGCGTCGATCCGCTGATGGGGTTCCTTCCGGTCCTGAAGGCTTTCATCGCGGCCATCATCGGTGGTCTCGGCAGCCTGTCGGGCGCCGTTGCCGGCGGTTTCCTGCTCGGTTTCATCGAGGTGTTCCTGCAAGCCTATCTGCCGGAAAACCTGATCAGCTACCGCGACGCCTTCACCATCCTGCTGGTCATCGCTGTCCTGTTGTTCGCACCGCAAGGTTTGCTGGCGCGCAAGACGATCGTGAAACTCTGA